The Devosia sp. YIM 151766 genome includes a region encoding these proteins:
- a CDS encoding glycoside hydrolase family 43 protein, with product MPQLTNPILPGFNPDPSILRVGEDYYIATSTFEWYPGVQIHHSRDLANWELVTRPLNRKSQLDMRGDPDSCGVWAPCLTHDGEKFWLVYTDVKRKDGSFKDAHNYIVWADSIEGPWSDPIYANSSGFDPSLFHDDDGRKYFVNMIWDHRVRPLLFAGIALQEFDPGAGKLVGPIKNIYQGTDLKLVEGPHLYKRNGYYYLLTAEGGTAYDHACTFARSRHIEGPYETHPDKHILTAKDAPLAALQRAGHGDLVETPEGKTYLVHLAGRPTTQERRCVLGRETSIQEAYWGEDDWLYVKNGPVPSLHVEVPGLRDEAKYWAERRYTFENGLPKDFQWLRTPETERIFSTESGKLRLFGRESIGSWFEQALVARRQTHFSYDAETLVDFQARDERTMAGLTAYYSRYNFFYLAVTAHADGQRELLLMSSEMSWPDGKLTFPADPVQIPDNGKVRLALSIRGRQLQFFYALEGRDLQPIGPVLDASLLSDECGGHQAHGSFTGAFVGMAAHDLNGTASPADFDYFIYAPRHDPSDRYEIDVLR from the coding sequence ATGCCTCAATTGACCAATCCCATTCTCCCCGGCTTCAATCCGGACCCCTCCATCCTGCGGGTGGGCGAGGATTATTACATCGCCACCTCCACTTTCGAGTGGTATCCGGGCGTGCAGATTCATCATTCCCGGGACCTGGCCAATTGGGAGCTGGTGACCCGCCCGCTGAACCGCAAAAGCCAGCTCGACATGCGCGGCGATCCCGATAGCTGCGGCGTCTGGGCCCCCTGCCTCACCCATGACGGGGAAAAGTTCTGGCTGGTCTATACCGACGTCAAGCGCAAGGACGGCTCGTTCAAGGACGCGCATAATTACATCGTCTGGGCCGACAGCATCGAAGGGCCGTGGTCCGATCCGATCTATGCCAATTCCTCGGGCTTCGATCCCAGCCTGTTCCATGACGACGACGGGCGGAAATATTTCGTCAACATGATTTGGGACCATCGCGTCCGGCCGCTGCTCTTTGCCGGCATCGCCTTGCAGGAATTCGATCCCGGGGCCGGCAAGCTGGTGGGGCCGATAAAGAATATCTACCAGGGCACCGACCTCAAACTGGTCGAAGGCCCGCATCTCTACAAGCGCAACGGCTATTATTACCTGCTGACGGCGGAAGGCGGCACCGCCTATGACCATGCCTGCACCTTTGCCCGCTCGCGCCATATCGAGGGGCCCTACGAGACCCATCCCGACAAGCATATCCTGACCGCCAAGGACGCGCCGCTGGCGGCGCTGCAACGCGCCGGCCATGGCGACCTGGTCGAGACGCCGGAAGGCAAGACCTATCTGGTGCATCTGGCCGGCCGCCCGACCACCCAGGAGCGCCGCTGCGTTCTGGGCCGCGAGACCTCGATCCAGGAAGCCTATTGGGGCGAGGACGACTGGCTCTATGTCAAGAACGGGCCGGTGCCCTCGCTGCATGTGGAGGTTCCGGGCCTTCGCGACGAGGCGAAATATTGGGCCGAGCGGCGCTATACGTTCGAAAACGGCCTGCCCAAGGATTTCCAATGGCTGCGCACGCCGGAAACCGAGCGCATCTTTTCCACCGAAAGCGGCAAGCTGCGCCTGTTCGGGCGCGAATCCATCGGCTCCTGGTTCGAACAGGCCCTGGTGGCGCGGCGGCAGACGCATTTTTCCTACGACGCCGAGACCCTGGTGGACTTCCAGGCCCGGGACGAACGGACCATGGCGGGGCTGACCGCCTATTATAGCCGCTACAATTTCTTCTATCTGGCGGTGACGGCCCATGCGGACGGGCAGCGCGAATTGCTGCTGATGAGTTCGGAAATGAGCTGGCCGGACGGCAAGCTGACCTTCCCCGCCGATCCGGTGCAGATTCCCGATAATGGCAAGGTCAGGCTGGCGCTGAGCATTCGCGGCCGCCAGCTGCAATTCTTCTATGCGCTGGAGGGTCGGGACCTGCAACCGATCGGCCCGGTACTGGACGCCTCGCTGCTCTCGGACGAATGCGGCGGCCACCAGGCCCATGGCAGCTTTACCGGCGCGTTCGTCGGCATGGCGGCCCATGATCTCAACGGCACGGCCAGCCCGGCGGATTTCGACTATTTTATCTATGCCCCGCGGCACGACCCCTCGGATCGCTACGAGATCGACGTCCTGCGATAA
- a CDS encoding aminotransferase class I/II-fold pyridoxal phosphate-dependent enzyme yields MKLESIALHHGYESEATTKAAAVPIYQTTSYTFDDTQHGADLFDLKVAGNIYTRIMNPTTAVLEARVAEMEGGIGALALASGMSAITYAIQTIAQAGDNIVSVSQLYGGTYNLFVHTFPRQGIETRLVSHDDYDGFEKAIDGKTKAVFLETIGNPAGNVVDIQRIAEIAHRHGVPVIVDNTVATPYLTRAFDFGADIVVHALTKYIGGHGNSIGGIIVDSGKFDWKANAARFPMLNEPDPSYHGVVYTEALGPAAFIGRARVVPLRNTGAALSPFNAFLILQGLETLGLRMERHCDNALKVAEYLKGHDKVAWVNYAGLADSPYHDVAQKISKGSGSGILSFGIKGGKEAGARFIDALQMILRLVNIGDAKSLACHPASTTHRQLSPEELAKAGASEDLVRISVGIEHIDDIIADIAQALDKA; encoded by the coding sequence ATGAAGCTCGAATCGATCGCCCTGCATCACGGCTATGAATCGGAGGCCACCACCAAGGCGGCGGCGGTGCCGATCTACCAGACGACATCCTATACATTCGACGACACCCAGCACGGCGCCGACCTGTTCGACCTCAAAGTGGCGGGCAATATCTATACCCGCATCATGAACCCGACCACCGCCGTGCTCGAAGCGCGCGTCGCCGAGATGGAAGGCGGCATCGGGGCGCTGGCGCTGGCCTCGGGTATGTCCGCCATCACCTATGCGATCCAGACCATCGCCCAGGCCGGCGACAATATCGTCTCGGTGTCCCAGCTCTATGGCGGCACCTATAATCTGTTCGTCCATACATTTCCGCGCCAGGGCATCGAGACGCGGCTGGTCAGCCACGACGATTATGACGGCTTCGAAAAGGCCATCGACGGCAAGACCAAGGCGGTTTTCCTCGAAACCATCGGCAATCCGGCCGGCAATGTCGTCGACATCCAGCGCATCGCCGAAATCGCCCATCGCCATGGCGTGCCGGTCATCGTCGACAATACGGTGGCCACCCCCTATCTGACCCGCGCCTTCGATTTCGGCGCCGACATCGTCGTTCATGCCCTGACCAAATATATCGGCGGCCACGGCAATTCCATCGGCGGCATCATCGTCGATAGCGGCAAATTCGACTGGAAGGCCAATGCGGCCCGCTTCCCCATGCTCAACGAGCCCGATCCCTCCTATCACGGCGTCGTCTATACCGAGGCGCTGGGGCCGGCGGCCTTTATCGGCCGCGCCCGGGTGGTGCCGCTGCGCAATACCGGGGCCGCGCTCTCGCCCTTCAATGCTTTCCTGATCCTGCAAGGGCTCGAAACGCTGGGCCTGCGCATGGAGCGCCATTGCGACAATGCGCTCAAGGTGGCCGAATATCTCAAGGGACACGACAAGGTCGCCTGGGTCAATTATGCCGGTCTGGCCGACAGCCCCTACCACGACGTGGCCCAGAAAATCTCCAAGGGCAGCGGCTCGGGCATTCTGTCCTTCGGCATCAAGGGCGGCAAGGAGGCCGGCGCCCGCTTCATCGATGCACTGCAGATGATCCTGCGGCTGGTCAATATCGGCGACGCCAAGTCGCTGGCCTGCCATCCGGCCTCGACCACCCATCGCCAGCTTTCGCCCGAAGAACTGGCCAAGGCCGGTGCCTCGGAGGACCTGGTGCGCATTTCGGTGGGCATCGAGCATATCGACGACATCATCGCCGATATCGCACAGGCTCTGGACAAGGCCTGA
- the mutS gene encoding DNA mismatch repair protein MutS yields MDQTPFEADPGAAPAGLTPMMAQYFEIKAVNPGYLLFYRMGDFYELFFEDAEIASAALGIVLTKRGKHLGEDIGMCGVPIHAANDYLNKLIKLGHRVAICEQMEDPAEARKRGSKSVVRRDVVRLVTPGTLTEDDHLDARSSNYLAALAMVRHGETDFALAWADISTGESFVADLAAEQLADEMARIDPAELLLTEATRAALADMHLLAPAWANIASIIRPEAADSEMAMPALRRIFPAERFDPTALSRAGRGALGALISYVGESQKGRHAPLRPPVLGAADSAMAIDAATRSSLEILTTQRGQARGSLRHAIDQTVTAPGARLLAARLAAPLRDAAAINARLDAVERLVGDSLLRTRLRQDLKAAPDLARALSRLSLERGGPRDLAAIGKAVAAALDLAGHLGAQPDLPDRLARLAETLDAAPRELASELALALDDDLPLLARDGGFVRAAYDGKLDEERVLGRETRAVVAALQARLMDETDIRALKIKHNGVLGFFVEVPAGHGQKLLEPPHRETFIHRQTLANAMRFTTTELAELAGRIAKAQDAALALELAIFARLREQVLSRTAPLQGLADALAELDVSAALAEVSATRAYKRPRIDDSLAFAIVGGRHPVVELMVAAEGHSFVANDADLSGEAESGGGALWLVTGPNMGGKSTFLRQNALIAIMAQMGCYVPAESAHIGVVDRLFSRVGASDDIAHGRSTFMVEMVETAAILNRATKRSLVVLDEIGRGTATFDGLSIAWAAVEALHETTGCRALFATHFHELTSLAKSLSRVANVTMKVREWEGEVVFLHEVGPGAADRSYGIQVARLAGLPEPVIARAKQVLEVLEQRSTGTASSRQKAGVLDDLPLFAHQPAPAPQGRDSVHEALDAVRPDELTPRQAIETLYELKKIRDDARRS; encoded by the coding sequence ATGGACCAGACCCCCTTCGAGGCCGATCCCGGCGCCGCCCCGGCGGGGCTGACGCCGATGATGGCGCAATATTTCGAGATCAAGGCAGTCAATCCCGGCTATCTGCTCTTCTATCGGATGGGCGATTTCTACGAGCTGTTCTTCGAGGACGCCGAGATCGCCAGCGCCGCATTGGGCATCGTGCTCACCAAGCGCGGCAAGCATCTGGGCGAGGATATCGGCATGTGCGGCGTGCCCATCCACGCCGCCAACGATTATCTCAACAAGCTGATAAAACTGGGCCATCGCGTCGCCATCTGCGAGCAGATGGAAGACCCCGCCGAGGCCAGGAAACGCGGCAGCAAATCGGTGGTGCGGCGCGACGTGGTGCGCCTGGTCACCCCCGGCACCCTGACCGAGGACGACCATCTCGACGCCCGCTCGTCCAATTACCTGGCAGCGCTGGCCATGGTACGGCATGGCGAGACCGATTTCGCCCTGGCCTGGGCCGATATTTCCACCGGCGAGAGCTTTGTCGCCGATCTGGCCGCCGAGCAGCTTGCCGACGAAATGGCCCGTATCGACCCAGCCGAATTGCTGCTGACCGAGGCCACCCGCGCGGCCCTGGCCGACATGCACCTGCTGGCCCCCGCCTGGGCCAATATCGCCTCCATCATCCGCCCGGAGGCGGCGGACAGCGAAATGGCCATGCCGGCGCTGCGCCGCATCTTTCCGGCGGAAAGGTTCGACCCCACGGCCCTGTCGCGGGCCGGGCGGGGGGCGCTGGGGGCGCTGATATCCTATGTGGGGGAAAGCCAGAAAGGCCGCCACGCCCCGCTGCGGCCTCCGGTTCTGGGCGCTGCCGACAGCGCCATGGCCATCGATGCGGCCACCCGGTCCAGCCTGGAAATCCTCACCACCCAGCGTGGCCAGGCCCGGGGCTCGCTGCGCCACGCCATCGACCAGACGGTGACGGCGCCGGGCGCCAGGCTGCTGGCGGCCCGGCTGGCGGCGCCCTTGCGCGATGCCGCAGCCATCAATGCGCGGCTCGATGCGGTGGAGCGGCTGGTCGGGGACAGCCTGTTGCGGACGCGGCTTCGTCAGGACCTGAAGGCGGCTCCCGATCTGGCGCGGGCCCTGTCGCGCCTGTCGCTCGAACGCGGCGGGCCGCGCGATCTGGCGGCCATCGGCAAGGCGGTGGCGGCGGCGCTGGACCTGGCCGGGCATCTGGGCGCGCAACCGGACCTGCCCGACAGGCTGGCCCGGCTCGCCGAAACCCTCGATGCCGCGCCCCGGGAGCTGGCCTCCGAGCTGGCGCTGGCGCTGGATGACGACTTGCCGCTGCTCGCCCGCGATGGCGGGTTCGTGCGCGCCGCCTATGACGGCAAGCTGGACGAGGAACGGGTGCTGGGCCGCGAGACCCGCGCCGTGGTGGCGGCATTGCAGGCGCGGCTGATGGACGAGACCGATATCCGCGCCCTCAAGATCAAGCATAACGGCGTATTGGGCTTTTTCGTCGAAGTGCCGGCCGGCCATGGGCAGAAATTGCTGGAGCCGCCGCATCGCGAAACCTTCATCCACCGGCAGACGCTGGCCAATGCCATGCGCTTCACCACCACCGAACTGGCGGAATTGGCGGGCCGCATCGCCAAGGCGCAGGATGCGGCCCTGGCGCTCGAACTGGCGATTTTCGCCCGGCTGCGCGAGCAGGTGCTGTCCCGCACGGCGCCCTTGCAGGGCCTTGCCGACGCCCTGGCCGAACTGGATGTCAGCGCCGCTCTCGCCGAAGTGTCCGCCACCCGCGCCTATAAAAGACCCAGGATCGACGACAGCCTCGCTTTCGCCATTGTCGGGGGGCGTCATCCGGTGGTGGAATTGATGGTTGCCGCCGAAGGCCACAGCTTCGTCGCCAATGATGCCGATCTATCCGGGGAAGCGGAGAGCGGCGGGGGCGCGCTATGGCTGGTGACCGGGCCGAATATGGGCGGTAAATCCACCTTTCTGCGCCAGAACGCGCTGATCGCCATCATGGCGCAGATGGGCTGCTACGTGCCGGCCGAAAGCGCCCATATCGGGGTGGTGGACCGGCTGTTCTCGCGCGTCGGCGCCAGCGACGACATTGCCCATGGCCGCTCCACCTTCATGGTCGAAATGGTGGAAACCGCCGCCATCCTCAACCGCGCCACCAAGAGGTCGCTGGTGGTGCTGGACGAGATCGGCCGCGGCACCGCCACCTTCGACGGACTCTCCATCGCCTGGGCCGCCGTGGAAGCCCTGCACGAAACCACCGGTTGCCGGGCCTTGTTCGCCACCCATTTCCACGAATTGACCAGCCTCGCCAAGTCCCTGTCGCGGGTCGCCAATGTCACCATGAAGGTGCGCGAATGGGAGGGCGAGGTGGTGTTCCTGCACGAGGTCGGCCCCGGCGCCGCCGACCGCTCCTATGGCATTCAGGTGGCGCGGCTGGCCGGCCTGCCCGAGCCGGTCATCGCCCGGGCCAAGCAGGTCCTGGAGGTGCTGGAGCAGCGCTCCACCGGCACCGCATCTTCCCGCCAGAAGGCCGGCGTGCTAGACGATCTACCGCTCTTCGCCCATCAGCCGGCCCCGGCGCCCCAGGGCCGGGATTCCGTTCACGAAGCGCTCGATGCCGTCCGGCCGGACGAATTGACCCCGCGCCAGGCCATCGAGACGCTCTACGAGTTGAAGAAAATCCGCGATGACGCTCGCCGCAGCTGA
- the xylA gene encoding xylose isomerase yields the protein MTDFFKGLSQVKFEGPQSRNPLAYRHYNKDEIVAGKTMEEHIRPAVAYWHTFAQEGGDPFGGRSFDRPWFDKGMDGARLKADVAFEFFELLDVPFFCFHDADIAPEGETLAESNKNVRAIGEIFARKMEQSRTKLLWGTANLFSNRRYMAGAATNPDPEVFAYAAGQVKNVLELTHELGGENYVLWGGREGYETLLNTKFGQEQDQMARFLTLVIEHAKKIGFTGQILLEPKPQEPSKHQYDYDVATVYGFLQRYGLEQDVKCNIEVGHAFLARHSFEHELAVASTLGMLGSVDANRNDLQSGWDTDHFPNNAGEMALAFYYILKQGGLGKGGFNFDAKVRRQSLDAADLLHGHVGGLDTLARGLKGAAALIEDGEFDRLLDERYAGWDNGLGKDILAGKLSLSDIAEKVHAEGINPQPKSGRQEYLENLVNHFV from the coding sequence GTGACCGATTTTTTCAAAGGTTTGAGCCAGGTCAAGTTTGAAGGACCGCAGAGCCGGAACCCGCTGGCCTATCGCCATTACAACAAGGACGAGATCGTCGCCGGCAAGACGATGGAAGAGCATATCCGCCCGGCCGTCGCCTATTGGCACACCTTTGCCCAGGAAGGCGGCGACCCGTTCGGCGGCCGCAGCTTCGACCGGCCCTGGTTCGACAAGGGCATGGACGGCGCCCGGCTCAAGGCCGATGTGGCATTCGAGTTCTTCGAGCTGCTCGACGTGCCGTTCTTCTGCTTCCACGACGCCGACATCGCCCCGGAAGGCGAGACGCTGGCCGAGAGCAATAAGAATGTCCGCGCCATCGGCGAGATTTTCGCCCGCAAGATGGAACAGAGCCGCACCAAGCTGCTCTGGGGCACGGCCAATCTGTTCTCCAACCGCCGCTATATGGCCGGCGCCGCCACCAATCCCGATCCGGAAGTCTTCGCCTATGCCGCCGGCCAGGTGAAGAACGTGCTGGAGCTGACCCATGAACTGGGTGGCGAGAATTATGTGCTCTGGGGCGGCCGCGAGGGCTACGAAACCCTGCTCAACACCAAGTTCGGCCAGGAACAGGACCAGATGGCCCGCTTCCTGACCCTGGTGATCGAGCATGCCAAGAAGATCGGCTTTACCGGCCAGATCCTGCTCGAACCCAAGCCGCAGGAGCCGAGCAAGCACCAATATGATTACGACGTCGCCACCGTCTATGGCTTCCTGCAGCGCTATGGCCTGGAACAGGACGTCAAGTGCAATATCGAGGTCGGCCATGCCTTCCTCGCCCGCCATTCCTTCGAGCACGAACTGGCCGTGGCCTCGACGCTGGGCATGCTGGGCTCGGTCGACGCCAACCGCAACGATCTGCAATCGGGCTGGGACACCGACCATTTCCCCAATAATGCCGGCGAAATGGCCCTGGCCTTCTACTACATCCTCAAGCAGGGCGGATTGGGCAAAGGCGGCTTCAACTTCGACGCCAAGGTGCGGCGTCAATCCTTGGATGCGGCCGACCTGCTCCATGGTCATGTCGGCGGCCTCGACACGCTGGCCCGCGGCCTCAAGGGCGCGGCGGCGCTGATCGAGGACGGCGAGTTCGACCGGCTGCTCGACGAGCGCTATGCCGGCTGGGACAATGGCCTGGGCAAGGACATTCTGGCCGGCAAGCTGAGCCTGTCCGACATCGCCGAGAAGGTGCATGCGGAAGGGATCAACCCGCAGCCGAAATCCGGCCGTCAGGAATATCTCGAAAACCTGGTCAATCATTTCGTTTGA
- a CDS encoding DUF2189 domain-containing protein: MARMHVMAGSGEKFDLPVIRTIRLADLGEALRRGAEDFWAKPSHYILLMLIYPIIGIVLTVWMNGYQTWPLLYPLVGGFALIGPIAALPLYEISRRREAGLEASWRDALNVLRSPALYSILAVGIMLLALFTLWLSAAQALYESLFGSVPPHTLTGLIAQVTGTPGGTTLILVGTGLGALFALVVLCTSVIAFPLLLDRDVGAYVAVETSLRAVLHNPVPMLAWGIIVGAGLFIGALPVFVGLAVVLPIFGHATWHLYRKLVEPASLIRGG, encoded by the coding sequence ATGGCCCGAATGCATGTCATGGCCGGCAGCGGCGAAAAGTTCGACCTGCCGGTGATCCGCACCATCCGTCTCGCCGATCTCGGCGAGGCCCTGCGGCGCGGCGCCGAGGATTTCTGGGCCAAGCCCAGCCATTACATCCTGCTGATGCTGATTTATCCGATCATCGGCATCGTGCTGACCGTATGGATGAACGGCTACCAGACCTGGCCGCTGCTCTATCCGCTGGTCGGCGGCTTCGCCCTGATCGGCCCCATCGCCGCCCTGCCGCTCTACGAAATCTCCCGCCGCCGCGAAGCCGGGCTCGAGGCCAGTTGGCGCGACGCGCTCAACGTGCTGCGCTCGCCCGCCCTTTACAGCATATTGGCGGTCGGCATCATGCTGCTGGCGCTCTTCACCCTCTGGCTCAGCGCCGCCCAGGCGCTGTATGAAAGCCTGTTCGGCTCCGTCCCGCCCCATACGCTGACCGGTCTGATCGCGCAGGTGACCGGAACGCCGGGCGGCACGACGCTGATCCTGGTCGGAACCGGGCTGGGGGCGCTGTTCGCGCTGGTCGTGCTGTGCACCAGCGTCATCGCCTTCCCGCTTTTGCTCGACCGCGATGTCGGCGCCTATGTCGCGGTCGAAACCTCGCTGCGGGCGGTGCTGCACAATCCGGTGCCGATGCTGGCCTGGGGCATCATCGTCGGAGCCGGGCTGTTCATCGGCGCGCTGCCGGTCTTTGTCGGCCTGGCCGTGGTGCTGCCCATTTTCGGCCACGCCACCTGGCATCTCTATCGCAAGCTGGTCGAGCCCGCCTCGCTTATCCGCGGGGGGTAG
- a CDS encoding [protein-PII] uridylyltransferase yields the protein MTLAAAEARPRKPLFALRNADAIMAELDAAIGGEPAKSPAARAAVLGHFRQILADARASAEAELLANNRGTRCAQNLAAAQDEIVTAIHRFAVSRVYPVDNPSGAEAIALSAVGGYGRGTLAPGSDIDLLFILPYKQTPWGEQVTEYILYMLWDLGQKVGHAVRSVDECIRMARADMTVRTATLEARYLTGDKALYDNLVHRFETEIMPGTGPEFIAAKMEERDERHRQMGNTRYVVEPNIKDGKGGLRDLNTLFWIGKYFYQVKSSQELVNRGVLSAAEYRLFSRAEDFLWAVRCHLHFITGRADEKLTFDMQPDIASRMGYAQRLGLLGVERFMKRYFLVAKDVGDLTRIISASLEFHHVKDMGLVGDALAPFRSGQSKIKGETAFILDNGRLNIAAEEVFEQDPVNLIRMFMVAGRERLLFHPDAIKHIRDSLRLIDNRLRNDARANACFLTILTSPLYVERMLRQMNESGVLGKFVPEFGRIVALMQFNMYHHYTVDEHLIRAVGVMAEIATGGLREELPLTHELLPQLNDTRLLYVALFLHDIAKGRPEDHSLAGARIARKLCPRFGLNPAETDSVAWLIGHHLLMSEIAQARDIQDPETARAFAEQVQSPQRLALLMILTACDIRAVGPGTWTGWKGSLLRALYYATEPLLSGGHSQVSHSERVNAAKRALETALEWPGADVEAYCARQYDHYWLRAEPELQIVHAKMIRQADNCGQAFAGSIRVRAFEGITEISFYTPDHPRLLSLIAGACTMQDASIIGAQIFSTRDGRAIDTFRLRRSFTSDEDEKVRATRIIDNVRQLLQGQRQVLIDLGKQSRYNKRLRPFAVPAQVVVSNAISEKFTVIEVSGLDRIGLLYALTREISDLSLTIGSAHIGTYGEKAVDVFYVTDLTGQKIHLKARQQKIHDALMGVFERPVEEKRVGHG from the coding sequence ATGACGCTCGCCGCAGCTGAGGCCAGGCCCAGAAAGCCATTGTTCGCGCTGAGGAATGCCGATGCCATCATGGCCGAGCTGGACGCCGCCATTGGCGGCGAGCCGGCCAAATCCCCCGCGGCCCGCGCGGCGGTGCTGGGCCATTTCCGCCAGATCCTGGCCGATGCCAGGGCCAGCGCCGAGGCCGAGCTGCTGGCCAATAATCGCGGCACCCGCTGCGCGCAGAACCTGGCCGCCGCCCAGGACGAGATCGTCACCGCCATCCACCGTTTCGCGGTGAGCCGGGTCTATCCGGTGGACAATCCTTCCGGTGCCGAGGCCATCGCGCTGTCGGCGGTGGGCGGCTATGGGCGCGGCACCCTGGCGCCGGGCAGCGATATCGACCTGTTGTTCATCCTGCCCTACAAGCAGACCCCCTGGGGCGAGCAGGTCACCGAATATATCCTCTATATGTTGTGGGATTTGGGCCAGAAGGTCGGCCATGCGGTGCGCTCGGTGGATGAATGCATCCGCATGGCCCGCGCCGACATGACGGTGCGCACGGCGACGCTCGAAGCCCGCTATCTCACCGGAGACAAGGCGCTTTACGACAATCTCGTCCATCGCTTCGAAACCGAGATCATGCCGGGGACCGGGCCGGAATTCATCGCCGCCAAGATGGAAGAGCGCGACGAGCGCCACCGGCAGATGGGCAATACCCGCTATGTGGTCGAGCCCAATATCAAGGATGGCAAGGGCGGGCTGCGCGACCTCAACACGCTGTTCTGGATCGGCAAATATTTCTACCAGGTCAAATCCAGCCAGGAATTGGTGAATCGGGGCGTGCTCAGCGCCGCCGAATATCGCCTGTTCTCCCGCGCCGAGGATTTTCTCTGGGCGGTGCGGTGCCACCTGCATTTCATCACCGGCCGCGCCGACGAGAAGCTGACCTTCGACATGCAGCCCGATATCGCCAGCCGCATGGGCTATGCGCAGCGGCTGGGCCTGCTCGGGGTCGAGCGCTTCATGAAGCGCTATTTCCTCGTCGCCAAGGATGTGGGGGACCTCACTCGCATCATTTCGGCCAGTCTCGAATTCCACCATGTCAAGGATATGGGCCTGGTGGGCGACGCCCTGGCGCCATTTCGCTCCGGCCAGAGCAAGATCAAGGGCGAAACCGCCTTCATCCTCGACAATGGCCGGCTCAATATCGCGGCGGAAGAGGTGTTCGAGCAGGACCCGGTCAATCTCATCCGCATGTTCATGGTGGCCGGGCGGGAGCGCTTGCTGTTCCATCCCGACGCCATCAAGCATATCCGCGACAGTCTGCGCCTGATCGACAACCGGCTGCGCAACGATGCCCGCGCCAATGCCTGTTTCCTGACCATTCTCACCAGCCCGCTCTATGTCGAACGCATGTTGCGGCAGATGAACGAAAGCGGGGTATTGGGCAAGTTCGTGCCCGAATTCGGCCGGATCGTCGCGCTGATGCAGTTCAATATGTACCACCATTATACGGTGGACGAGCACCTGATCCGCGCCGTGGGCGTCATGGCCGAGATCGCCACGGGCGGGCTGCGCGAGGAATTGCCGCTGACCCACGAATTGCTGCCGCAGCTCAACGATACGCGGCTGCTCTATGTGGCCTTGTTCCTGCACGATATCGCCAAGGGCCGGCCGGAGGACCATTCCCTTGCCGGGGCGCGCATCGCCCGCAAGCTCTGCCCCCGCTTCGGGCTCAATCCCGCCGAGACCGACAGCGTGGCCTGGCTGATCGGGCATCATCTGCTGATGAGCGAGATCGCCCAGGCCCGCGACATCCAGGACCCGGAAACCGCCAGGGCCTTTGCCGAACAGGTGCAATCGCCGCAGCGGCTGGCCCTGCTGATGATCCTGACCGCCTGCGATATCCGCGCCGTCGGGCCCGGCACCTGGACCGGCTGGAAAGGCTCGCTGCTGCGCGCGCTCTATTATGCCACCGAACCGCTGCTCTCGGGCGGCCATAGCCAGGTCAGCCATTCCGAGCGCGTCAATGCGGCCAAGCGGGCGCTGGAAACGGCGCTGGAGTGGCCGGGCGCGGATGTGGAAGCCTATTGCGCCCGCCAATACGACCATTACTGGCTGCGGGCCGAACCGGAATTGCAGATCGTCCATGCCAAGATGATCCGGCAGGCCGATAATTGCGGCCAGGCTTTCGCCGGCTCGATCCGGGTGCGGGCCTTTGAAGGCATCACCGAAATCTCGTTCTATACGCCGGACCATCCGCGGCTGCTGTCGCTGATCGCCGGCGCCTGCACCATGCAGGACGCCTCCATCATCGGCGCGCAGATTTTCTCCACCCGCGATGGCCGCGCCATCGACACTTTCCGTCTCAGACGCTCCTTCACCTCCGATGAGGACGAGAAGGTCCGGGCGACGCGGATCATCGACAATGTCCGCCAGCTCCTGCAGGGCCAGCGGCAGGTGCTGATCGATCTGGGCAAGCAGAGCCGCTACAACAAGCGCCTCCGGCCCTTCGCGGTGCCGGCACAGGTGGTGGTGTCCAATGCCATTTCGGAGAAATTCACCGTCATCGAAGTGTCCGGCCTCGACCGCATCGGCCTGCTCTATGCACTGACCCGCGAGATTTCCGATCTCAGCCTCACCATCGGCTCGGCCCATATCGGCACCTATGGCGAAAAGGCGGTCGACGTCTTCTATGTCACCGACCTTACCGGGCAGAAGATTCACCTGAAGGCGCGACAGCAAAAGATCCACGACGCGCTGATGGGCGTATTCGAGCGGCCGGTCGAGGAGAAAAGAGTAGGCCATGGGTAG